One genomic segment of Pelagerythrobacter marensis includes these proteins:
- the folP gene encoding dihydropteroate synthase: MSERVYLQPIGLAASPQGEEGDCIRLGGGMVYAHRFAAIVRREGTVVERWRFTPETAAETLARLPEALGAEAEAQWANLRTSHPPLELGARTVRLDQPQVAGILNVTPDSFSDGGAFLDRPEHGRDHAAAMLEAGAAIVDIGGESTRPGAAAVWEGEEIERVVPAVEYCAAMGAAISVDTRRPAVMDAALHAGAHMINDVSALRHDPRSLELVTARDCPVILMHAPGEGEDLHAGGDYDAVVFDVFDWLRERRDAALAAGVARERIVLDTGIGFGKSLAENLALINALPLFHALGQPLMLGASRKRMIGALSNEAPAHERLGGSLALAIAGMDAGVQLLRVHDVAATVQARNVWRGLRDAALTDFSQLPEGAG, from the coding sequence ATGAGCGAACGGGTCTATCTCCAGCCCATCGGCCTTGCGGCGAGCCCGCAGGGGGAGGAAGGCGACTGCATCCGGCTGGGCGGGGGGATGGTCTATGCCCATCGCTTCGCCGCGATCGTGCGGCGCGAAGGCACCGTGGTGGAACGCTGGCGATTCACGCCGGAGACTGCGGCGGAGACGTTGGCCCGCCTGCCCGAAGCGCTGGGCGCGGAGGCGGAGGCGCAATGGGCGAACTTGCGCACGTCTCATCCGCCGCTCGAACTGGGCGCGCGGACCGTGCGGCTCGACCAGCCGCAGGTGGCGGGCATACTCAACGTCACGCCCGACAGCTTCTCCGACGGGGGCGCGTTCCTCGACCGGCCCGAACACGGGCGCGACCATGCTGCCGCCATGCTGGAGGCCGGGGCCGCCATCGTCGACATCGGCGGGGAAAGCACGCGCCCGGGCGCGGCCGCGGTATGGGAAGGGGAAGAGATCGAGCGGGTGGTCCCCGCGGTCGAATACTGCGCCGCAATGGGCGCGGCGATCAGCGTCGATACCCGGCGGCCGGCAGTGATGGACGCCGCGCTCCATGCAGGCGCGCACATGATCAACGACGTGTCGGCCCTGCGCCACGATCCGCGCAGCCTCGAACTCGTGACCGCGCGCGATTGCCCGGTGATCCTGATGCACGCGCCGGGCGAAGGTGAGGACCTTCATGCCGGCGGCGATTACGACGCGGTCGTGTTCGACGTGTTCGACTGGCTGCGCGAACGCCGCGATGCCGCGCTGGCGGCAGGCGTCGCGCGCGAGCGGATCGTGCTTGATACTGGGATCGGCTTCGGCAAGTCGCTGGCGGAAAACCTCGCGCTGATCAACGCCCTGCCGCTGTTCCACGCGCTGGGCCAGCCGCTGATGCTGGGCGCCAGCCGCAAGCGGATGATCGGCGCGCTCAGCAACGAGGCCCCCGCGCACGAGCGGCTCGGCGGCAGCCTGGCGCTGGCGATCGCGGGGATGGACGCGGGGGTGCAGCTGCTGCGCGTGCACGACGTTGCCGCCACGGTTCAGGCGCGCAACGTCTGGCGCGGCCTGCGCGATGCCGCGCTGACCGACTTCTCGCAATTGCCGGAAGGTGCGGGGTAG
- a CDS encoding MarR family winged helix-turn-helix transcriptional regulator, which yields MSEELSDLITDQCVPVFAEGGLVIPVKSCSLMLAVQAHQPASARKLADALERSHQLVSQKLPKLVDLGLLEWEIDPADSRQKLYRLTETGKDQMRVWQQLQHRIDAAYAQLENEIGDITGMLRSALSSLRTQPIAERVATANTGPNEG from the coding sequence TTGAGCGAAGAGCTGAGCGATCTGATTACCGACCAGTGCGTGCCGGTCTTTGCCGAAGGTGGCCTGGTCATTCCGGTCAAGTCCTGCTCGCTGATGCTGGCGGTGCAGGCGCATCAACCGGCATCCGCCCGGAAACTGGCGGATGCGCTTGAACGGTCTCACCAGCTCGTGTCACAGAAATTGCCCAAACTGGTCGATCTTGGCCTGCTTGAATGGGAAATCGATCCCGCGGATTCCCGTCAGAAGCTCTATCGGCTTACTGAGACGGGGAAGGATCAGATGCGCGTGTGGCAACAACTGCAACATCGTATCGATGCCGCTTACGCTCAACTCGAAAACGAGATCGGTGACATAACGGGCATGTTGCGGAGCGCATTGTCGTCCCTGCGAACGCAGCCCATTGCGGAGCGGGTGGCGACAGCGAACACCGGCCCGAACGAGGGGTAG